From the Lysobacter soyae genome, the window ATGACTATCCGGGACTGACCGGTGCGGACTCCGACTACAAGGAAACCCGGCCGCAAATGCGCGTCCTGATCGATCATGCCCGCGCGTCCGACCTCGGTGTGACACCGCAAGCCATCGGTTCTGCGTTGCAGACGATGATGGGCGGGGTGCGCGCCACCACTTTCGTCAACGACGGTCAGGAATATGACGTGATGTTGCAGGCGGATCGCGACGCGCGTTCGTCGCAAGCCGACCTTGCGGCAATCCAAGTGCGCGCAGCCAACGCCAGCTTGGTGCCGTTGTCCAACCTGGTCACGCTGAAAGAGCTGGCCGAGCCCGCCAATTTCAATCGCTTCAACCGTCTGCGTTCGATCACTATCAGCGCCGGGCTTGCGCCGGATGCACGCCTTGGCGATGCGGTGGCATGGGCGCAGGAAACCGCACGTGCAAGTCTGCCCGAGCATGCGCAGATCAGTTGGAAAGGTGAGGCCAAAGAGCTGCAAGATTCCGGTGGCGAAGTCATCCTGACCTTCGCCATGGCCTTGCTGATCGTGTATTTGGCATTGGCCGCGCAATTCGAAAGCTTTGCCCACCCGTTTGTCATCATGTTGACGGTGCCGCTGGCGGTCTTGGGTGCGTTGTTCGGTTTGTGGATCACCGGCGGCACGCTCAATTTGTTCTCACAAATCGGCATCGTCATGTTGGTGGGGCTGGCGGCGAAAAACGGCATTTTGATTGTCGAGTTCGCCAACCAATTGCGCGATGAAGGCAGGAGCGTGCATGACGCGATCGTCGAAGCCTCGGCGGTCCGTTTGCGTCCGATCTTGATGACCTCTATCGCCACCGTGGCGGGTGCGGTGCCTTTAGTGGTCGCGGGCGGGCCGGGTTCGGCCAGTCGTGCCACCATCGGTATCGTGGTGATCTTCGGCGTGTCAATTTCGACCTTGCTGTCGTTGTTTGTCGTTCCCGCGTTCTATGCCTTGATCGCGCCCCGCACGCAGTCACCTGACACGGTGGCCAATGAGCTCGAAAAATTGGAAAGCGCCACGCCATCGGTAGGGGGTCACGCATGAGTTCGGACATCTGGAAAAATGCGCGCAGCGGCCCGTCGGGTGAGCGCGAGCGATCGGCAAGTACGCGCGCGAAGGAGCTGCGCTTGCATGGTTTGAATGCTGTGCTTGCCATGTTCACCGCGACGCCCGAGCGTCTTCGCAAACTTTATCTGTCAGAAAGTCGCCTGACTGACTTGAAGGATGTCCTCAAGTGGTGCGTGCAGCACCGTGTGGGCTATCGCGTCGTCGAGGACGGTGACCTGTCGAAGCTCGCGCAGACCTCGCATCATGAAGGCGTGGTGGCCGATGTATTGCCGCCTCAGGAGCGAACCCTCGAGGCCTGGTTGGCCGAAGTCGGTGGCGTCGAAAGCGTCTGCGCCATTTGGTTGGACGGTGTCGGCAATCCGCATAACTTGGGCGCCATCATGCGCAACGCCGCGCACTTCGGTGCTTCGGCCATGTTGATCGAGGCGACGGCCGTCAATCCGATATCAGGTGCCTCTGCGCGTGTTGCTGAAGGTGGTGCCGAGCGGATTTCGGTTGTGCGTCTGCCGTCGGATGCAAAACGTGCCATGCCATTGCTGCGCGACGCCGGCTTTGGTTTGGTGGCCACTTTGGTTCGCGATGGTGCCGACGTGTACAAGACGGATTTGCCGGCAAAACTCATCTATGTGATGGGCGCCGAACAACAAGGCATGCACAAAGGCTTGGCGCAAGCTTGCGACGTGCAAGTGTCCATTCCCGGCACCGGCGAAGTGGAAAGTTTGAATGTTGCGTCGGCGACTGCGGTTTTTCTGGCCGAGTGGTATCGCCGACGCAATTGAAAGACGGTTACGGTTTGGCCTTGACCAAGGCCGGGCCGCTGCCGAGACTGCCGTCC encodes:
- a CDS encoding TrmH family RNA methyltransferase, which encodes MSSDIWKNARSGPSGERERSASTRAKELRLHGLNAVLAMFTATPERLRKLYLSESRLTDLKDVLKWCVQHRVGYRVVEDGDLSKLAQTSHHEGVVADVLPPQERTLEAWLAEVGGVESVCAIWLDGVGNPHNLGAIMRNAAHFGASAMLIEATAVNPISGASARVAEGGAERISVVRLPSDAKRAMPLLRDAGFGLVATLVRDGADVYKTDLPAKLIYVMGAEQQGMHKGLAQACDVQVSIPGTGEVESLNVASATAVFLAEWYRRRN